The genomic window TTGAACTTCGCATAGCTATACTGAAGAGCGATTGTCAGCTTTTAAAactactgttttacattttagccCATCGCAAGCAATGTTTACCAgatattaaaaagagaaaatctaTCGAGCCAAAGTGATGCTTcgtggattttttttacatgccgATGTTATTATCAGGTCATATCCGTTCGTAAAAATCTACTTTTGCTGTATTCTACACAAAACCTGATTTATTCTGCAGGGGAAGATATAAATGAACACAATTTTCAATGGAGTTCGGTCAAGTTGAATCTCCCTGTAGAACAGAGCTTATGGTTGATATTTGTTCGCTGAAATCAATATATGCGATTTTAATCCAGTCAGCCCTGTGCAGCGACATAATTTATTGACGAAGAAAGCTTGTCAAGCCTTTCTTCCCGGGTTGACGGAGAGTTTATTGCTTCAGAGTTCATAAAGCCTGCTGTGCAGTCTTGTGACTGAGTTCCTGTTGCAGGTTTTTGCTGGATTTGGCAGATGTTACATGAGCAACAAGTAGATTGGCTTATATATACGGATGCCTGTTTGCTAAACATATCATCTGTGTCTGAATgtctttcagttttcttttttaatgtgtaattaaGAATGACTTTCAGTGACCAGATTGTCCTCAGAGAAAATTCCACTTTTGGTCACTTTTTTCCATCTCTTCTCTTTATATGCCACACAATGAACCAGCACTCTCTGTATGTGTTATACCATTGTTTTGTCTCAATGCATGTCACCCCTCACCTCAGAACACCAGCACCTGCGTTACAACCCTCTCAGAGACAGTTGGGTCCTGGTGTCGGCCCACCGCATGAAGAGACCCTGGGCTGGTCAGGTAGAAAAACCTTCCGAGGAACATGTACCCAGACATGACCCCAACAATCCCCTCTGTCCCGGGAACACGCGTGCTAATGGAGAGGTAAGAACAGGTAATTCAATAGATGCAGGTACGCTATACATACCGTGAGCCTGCATTAAACTGTTAGTTTGGTAATGGCTAGGGGAGATATGTGTTATTTATGGCACATATGAAAGGCGTCACAGATGTCACATCCATAGTTTTCTAAAGTTTAGGGTTTCTCTGCTGTCACGCCCTATTGCTCTCTTTTTTAGAGTGCTCTGTTCACACTCTACAGTTACACATGTTCACTCTTGCCTAATAGCTGTatagtacaaccacagtctgatctatTGACCACTCAACAGCTCCACTGGTGATCACATTTTGATGCATCTGTAGATGCTGTGGACACCAAACATTACACAAAAAGCCTAATTTAACTGACATTGTCAGAATTTTGGATTTTATTACAGATTTCATTTTTGCTAAATGTGTCTAACATTTGTCTCCACATATACattactgtgcaaaagttttaggcactcaaagtgaggatgctttcaaaaataatgccatgaatagtttttatttatcaattaacttcatacaaagtgcagtaaacagaagaaacctaaatgaaatcaatatttgttgtgagcagctttgcctttaaaacagcagtaaTTCTCCTTGGTACACCTGTACACATTTTTTCAGGCACTTGGCCGGTCGGTTATTCCTGAATCTTGGAGAAGGTGCCACAGTTCTGTGGATTTCAGCATCTTAGCTgcctctgtctcttcatgtaatcccagactgactccatgatgttgagatcagggctctgtgggggtcAAACCATCagttgcaggactccttgtcttcttgttgatgaagatagttctttatgactctgtctggatgtttgggctcgttgtgatgctgcagaatgaatttgGGGCCAATCAGGCACCTGCCTGATGGTGCTGCATAAAGAATAAAGAtctaaagtgccaaaaacttttgcacagtactgtttattattccatttggaggaaaaaaaaaagacaatttaaaatTTTTCCACTATTGTCTACTATATTTGTCTGTCTTTCCGTCTCTGTTTCTCTAGGTGAATCCAAACTATGACAgcacttttgtttttgaaaatgactTCCCTGCTCTTCAGCCTGATGCTCCAGATCCTGGTGAGTGTCATATCTGATGCTGTAAAAGTGTTAATAGTAAGAAGTCATTGGAGTCATTAAAGAAAATAAGCAGTTGGTTGTAATATCTTTGTAtagaagaatgttttttttttttttgcatactCTGCTTTCACTTAGTTCTCTAGCTGTAGTGTATGTACAATGTAGGTTTTTTAGAGCCTTTTTCTACTTAAATTGAATCCTTTGTGgagtattttattttcatcctaATCCCAATATTTTATTGTTagtgtttttataatttcatGGCACAATAATGTGTTCATTCAGGGCTGATGGGTGCAGATGGACCAAAATAGCTTTGCTTACATACACAAAGCAAACGAATTGTTTAAAGTGTAGcacattaaaattttaatttacatttgcTGTTGTGTTCCTCAGGTTCAGATCAACATCCATTGTTCCAGTCTAAAGCTGCCAGGGGCGTCTGGTAAGAACAAAGCACGATGTCACAGTTTGACAGTAACTATGTAAAacttttatgtgtatttgtatctgtcTTATTTACTTGGATTGAAACTGAGTGCGtgttatttattgaaaaaaatgccAAGAGACTGAAGATAAAAGTTTACTCTAAAGCACATCAAACAGCAGCATTTGTTTGATATTGTATGTGGCCCCTTATCAATAAGCAAAAAATGCAGttatgagataaatattaaacacataCATTGTAAATTAATATGTGGTTTAAAGGttagatttctttttaatgttacaTCTTAAATCAACATTCCTTTTAAAAGTGATACATTAAAATTTATGACTTATTATATCTGAACTGATGAGTGCAATCAGAGCAGTCATGCTGAGGCAACTTTGATTCGTTGTCGTGATCGACATCATCATAATCAACTGTTATGAAGGACTAATTGTTTTAATCACTGCACTGCATTGCACCTCTTTTCATGACGACTTGAactgtgcaaaacaaaaatgacaaatccaCACCAAGCTTACATTATGATATATTTTCCCTCTGTGTAACCAGCAGATGGGGATGTTTCCTCACCGCTCCACTGTATACACTAAGAGATAGATGCTTGAATGAGTTATGATGACATGGATTTCAGTAGAGCCGCAACGATTAGTCTATTAATCCATTAGTCAATCGACAAAATGATTCAGCAACTATTTCGATGACCGAGTAATTGCATTAGTcatttttttgaagaaaaatgccaaatctTTGCCGGTTGCAGTCTCTGAAAtatgaggatttgaagcttctATGTGTTATACAtcaaagtaaactgaatatctttggagtttgaactgttgatcagacaaaacaggatatttgaagacatcatcttgggctcttAGAAATTATAATGGGCACTTctctattttctaacatttataCACAAAATGATTCAAGAAAAATAGTTGCCAGGTTGCTCGATAATGGAAATCATCATTAGTCTTTGTCAGAGTTGGTAGATTTTGAGAATGCCTGACAGGATAGCTAATCCTTTCTTATTGCTCACTTACAGACACATAATTACAGCACCTGCAGAGAGATGAGTTGCACAAAACCtttgcaaatacatttttactcatCTTGATCCCAGATGTCACATGGTTCTTACGGTGCCATGGATCAGTAAGTGAAGATTCATGACTGCAAATACAAACAGAACCCACTCAtatttcatatcatatcaaaGATATGTGGCTGTCAGACAATTGCATATCTTTAAAGACATTCCTTTACAGTCCTGCCATTTTGAGAATACTTGGATGATTCTGCCTGACAGCAGAGTTACACAACTGCTAAATAATAGATTAAATCAAAACACTGTACTGCATGTGCAGGTTGAAAACTGAACTTGGGGTTGAAATCCCATGTGTTGGCAGAAGTAGAGGCTGTCAGTTATTgcttgccacacacacacactctcagaaTAATGAGGCGGAGAAACAACACTGATTGACTTGTTGTGCTGTCTTTGTATTGATGTTAAGTTTCCAGGTGTTTTTCTGCCTTGCGGATTTAGTCTATTTGTGTTCCGcgtttgtgattttcttttcatgatgtaGTGGCTGCATGCTTCCCCCCCCTTTTCATGTACTGCACAGTACTGTTTTTGTTGTAGTGTGTTTGGAATATGCTCAGTCCAGAGTTGTGGCCAAGAAAGAGGAAATTGAACCACAGCTTGTTGCCTTGTAGCAACATTCAGAGAGCCAATTAGAGTGCAAAACAAAATAGGAAGTGTGATTTTGGAGATTTGGGTCACAGGAGACAAAAGAGATAGGATGACGGAAGAACTGAGAAAATTCCTAATTCCTTATGGCATCGCCTCTTCTCAGTCATACAGTCAGTCTCAGGAGAATGATATTGAATCCCAAAAGAAAAGatttggtaacactttaagTTACTTGctatatttgtttgtgttttcttcctcCATCTGATGATTGTCTCTTATTAGATACAGTGTGGCGGTACTGATCCTCCAGACCTCAGCTGATCGTAAAGTAGCCTGAGAACCAGCTCCCAGCCACATAAAAGAATAACGAAAAACAAATAACGGTCACTCGGAGAAACCAACTCACAAGGTTCTGTACATAGGGAAACGTCCCCTTAACAAATGCCTCTTCAAtagtaataatgaaaatatgccTCTTTgataattataatgaaaaaataatatttatattaaacaaaataatgccTGGAGGTGTTAGGCTGTCGTGAGGCAAGCACAACCCCTTGCACGAATAGCACTAAGATCAACCTGCTGCAGGTAACTCGGTTTTAAGGATTATTTTTTGTATTCCCTCAAAAGGTACACTCAAATCAGAAAGGCAAAAGACCAGAAAGAAGACTCAAAAGGGCCTGAACAGACCAGAGTTTTTGTCTGACAATCTCTACAAATGATGAAACTAATTGAGGAAAGAACAGAATGACCAGGGTGTGCCATTTCTCCCCTCTCTTAAACCCCAGAAAAAAGGCGTTGCCACACCCTGATTGGCCAAGAGGGAATTAACTCAGCAGCCCTCAATTACTATTTGGGAGCCAGTCCCTACACCCTGCACAACAGGTGATCTGAATACCCCTCCAATCAACCCAGAGGGATTTTGACATACAATACGAATTCGGAACAGGGAGACACTTATTTGGAACAGGGAAATGATAGCAAGCCCCACAAATGGGTGACTGCTACAACATCAAGACCCACATTCTTCATGTtcaatgacaaaatgacaacaatgtAAGATTGTGTGGACTTAAATTGCAGATAAGTCCATGCTTTATTATTAGAAATTGACTTTGGTTTGAATTGatgtctctttttaaaaacttaaataaatgaatactgTAGGTATGCTGTCTTAGAACATTGTCTCCATCAGTATCAATCACCAGGACACAGTAAACAAGAAATTTTGGAGACATAGGGTACAAGTTTTTACCCATCATTTAATCATGTAAGGGTTTAACAGTATTTGatcaaataaagtgaaatcTTTATCACAGATTTGATGCATCCTGGCCTGTTCAGTCAATACTGCTGCAATAGGAAATACAGGTTTGTGACTATAATGTGTGTTAATTGGATATATGAGGGTTGAAGTTTTAGATGGTTCTgtttaacactgttttaaagtGAGTTTTGCTGAGGtctaaacacactcacacacacacacacacacacaaatacacactggaGTGCTGGCAGCTCCTAAAATACTCATGAACAATTCATAAATACGACCATTCAATTTTGCTCAGAGCATAAACACCAAAGTCATGTTCAATAATTGATCATGTACTAGCTGCTTGGGCCCAAGAAGAGCCTGActgaaatttcatttttttctgactccAACAGTCAAGGTGGTATCCCTGGGTATTTGAGGATAAGGAGAGAGCAAACATACACATGGACATTGTAttatcttacacacacacacacacacacacacacacacacacacacacacacacacacaatgaggaCATGAGTTGAGTACACACACCTTTTAACCTCTGTACAAagttgttaaaatgtatttacactCTGAAACCATGCTTTTTTTCAATTGGTCTTGCTCACTTTTTGTCTCAACAGAATTCTTCTTAAAATGTTCAGATATCATGGTGGATATCACGAGTAAAGCTATGATGTTGTAGCTTCTAATCTGACCCAAGACATGTGTTGCATGTTATcaagtcagtcagacagtcccAATGGTGTCTGTCTTTTGTgatctttctaataaatgtagaaaaatatcATCAGATTCTGTTGCCCGTTAAATTCTGAAGTACTATATTGTGTTGATTTCCTGATTGTGCtccctagttttacattatttcgaTTATATAATCATTTCAACATCCACTTACGTTGCTGGAGACCTTATTttgatacagaaaataaaatcttgAGTAAAGCAATAACATGGTGTTCgatcataggcagagcagacgatcacactgagcctgatagcatcctgctatacaacacaagagccacagactctgaacaacaacccaaattagctttcctgctaaagtctccttcttatctaacttacaaacatgaacatgcatcttgtcctgcaccttggcttgttgaacgagccaccaaacaaacattcaccgaGTAAAAGCGCACCGCCAATACCActtagcaggctagatagctaattagctgattagcatgttagctccttagcatgttaacatagaTGTAACTTTGGTccagttagatgctggtttggtcattggTCTTCAAAATGCCTGTTAGCGACACACTGTCTAACCAtaacttgtagctacagcagtttgtttactttgtctgtgTTCCGTACAGTTTAACACTGGTAGCCTCCCAGCTAATATCAACCAAACTTAGATTGACACAAAAAGAAGctgtttaaatgtgatttcagttggactttaaccTTTGTACCTTCTTTGTAGTTTAAATCTTGATTCACTTTAATCCCAGTTGAGATAGCTTACTATTGAAATGGCTGCAGTTCTGAGCTctaatgagaaaatgagagagatcCTTGAACATTAAGCGTTCAGATTCGTCCATCTAGGATTTTATTGATAACATCTTCACTTCATTTTCCATACAGCAGCATTTGAgttggatgatgatgatgataatgatgatttcATAAGGTTGAATTTAACCCGTAAATTTAATCAGGGTTTGTATTGGAGCTTCATCACTTTGGTTGTGATTGTTTATACGAGCAGAAACATTCATCTTAATCTTCAAGGAGCGATTTGTCAGGcttgttatttattaattgcAAGCATTTTTCAATGGATCCGAAGAGCCCCACTAACAAGAACTTCAATGGAAAATATGTCAGAGAAGATGTGTAGCTGTTTTTGAGAGGTGGTCTCTGAGAAGTGCAGTAGTTTCACGGCATTCAGCACTTTGCACCAGAGATAATAACACACAGCCTTGCAGATTATCACTTTTATTAACCAGGCCATTCCCAAATAGTCCAAGGatctttttttatgtatttcaaGGAAAACCCAGGcaagacagcagcagcacatttaTTACTTATTAATCAGAcccagaacaacaacaaaacatcataataaataatagacacatgcacactaaaaaaaaaaactaaaagccAGACAGAACAAAGACAGTATGGAAGGTGAAGGTTTTAACACCTGGTATTATCACCTAACACTAGtgaaaaaagtgagagagatgTAGCTTCACACAGCCCAGATCAGACAGAGCACCTTTTAGCAGCCTGGGGCagctttttgtaattgttttcaatgagagtGAAGCTTTTTTGCTTACTGCTTTTGGTTTGCTTTTGCTTCAACTCAGAGCGGAAAAGCGCCTGAGGGAGTTTTTCCCATCGTGTAATCGGATGAATTCAGAGACGAGCCTTCTGTGGTGGTGACGACAACAAGTGGAGATAACTAAACCAGTCTGGGACAAACTAGTGGTAGCTGTTGCTGGATACCCGGAGCTATATGACTTTACCAACCGTAGTTGCCATGAtctgaacagaaaacagcaggcaTGGTGCGAGTTTACTTCacagcaaaataacagaaaggCTTAAGGACAGGTGATTCGgtggttgcctagcaacagtaataaaaaaaaaaaaaaaagacgcagcaagctgctctttttttttaattgtaggcttcagttttagtttagttttgttaaAAGCAGTGCTTGACACCACTTTTAGGCACGCTAGTGGCATGGCTCCAGGGATGGCAGTGTTCTGAGACAAAAACTGGATAAATCGGCATGatatttggttcagacattcatgtccacctcaggatgaattgtaataactatGGTGATTCCTGTAATTTATCTTTCCTGCCATCctctctttcttcatctctctctcagtaAGGTGATGTGTTTCCATCCCTGGTCTGACGTCACCCTCCCTCTCATGAAAAAAGAAGACGTTGTCAAGGTGATTGACAAGTGGGCAGAGCTTGTTGAAGAGCTAGGCGCTACCTACCCTTGGGTTCAGGTATAGGATGCACAAACACCAGTACGCAGACACAGTCATTTGTATGCACATTAACACATACATCATTAATCTAATTTCTCTCAGGGATAGGTATCTGTAAAAATCGAAAATAGATGAACTTTTCACCTCATATTCTTGCGTCACTGATCATTCAGTTTTCTGCTGTTCCCAGCTTTCCTTTTAATTTGTCCTGTATTGGATGAGATGAAACTTTAATCATGCCTCTGGGCAAAATTCAAGCAGCAATAGGGAGAGCAGGATATGGATAAGATAAGATGTCGGTATTTATATAACTAGCAATTAAATTCTTCCTATATTACACACTGACAATATCATAGCAAATAAAGATACCATGTTTTTGTTGATACATTTAGAGGTTAGAAGTTGTAGTAAATCTTTACTGGTTACATTACTTTATAGGGTATATAGATAGAAGTATGTGCTCAATGAATctgaaaaacacagctttttttGTCGGTCCAGTGTGTTGAATGGCACCAAATACTACGGTACCCATGGCCCTCATAAGCCATTACTGACACAAGCTAGAGCAGCATAATCACAGTTTTAGCAATTATGAACAAATCACTGCACTATAGTTGCTGAGGCCATCTTAAATccaaaactaaattaaaaatattacatattagTATCCATCTGGTCCTTCAAAGGTCAGCCTCTAACTTCTGTACATTTAAAGACTTCTGTTCACAAGTTTTTGTGTACACAATCTccatttttcatattattttgttttgttttgtttttaaatcataatttagCTATTTTATTGTACTCAGTCCAACATGGTCAAATGATGAGTCACGTATCATTAGCTATGGGATAAACAAATGGGGTGTACACCCTCAGAACACTGGCCTTCCAGTAAATCCAAACCTTTTTGTCTAGTCTACACAGAAATTCAACCAGTGTGTTCATTGTGAAgtattgacattttttgatTAGCTGTGCAGGCCAACCCAGTATaggaaaataccaaaatacagtattttctgcatttcatGACAGATTTTGGCTTATGATATTCCTTTAGTGATCTAAAAAAAACCTGTGAGTGTAGGCATCTGTTGAAATATCCAAGAGCATGGTACCGAATCACTTGAGATCCCTAAAAATTCTCACCAAATagacaaatacatacacagccacagagacaaCAGTATTAATTACCAATATCAGCACCAGGGACAGCACCATTCTCCCAGATTACTCACTGAAGTGATTCCTTTTGAGACACTTGTAAGTTGTAGTCCCCTGCATCAGTAAACATTTGCTCTGTTCAAGAGCCCTTGAGACAAACCACTTTGCTTGTTGACTTCTGGAGCAAAACAGGATTTCACTTACTTGTAGAGTCCAAGGATCAAGGGGCTATAATTTGTCACTGCAATATCTACTTTGGCCAAAAAGGCTTCACAATGGCTGGGTGattattgaaataataataatgtgaatgATCGTGTCTCTTCTTCAATTTTTAGTCTTTATCGTCATTTCAATTTGCTTCGCCTTAGTTTTGTAGCtccacatacaaacaaaaaaagtcaattatGATTTTGACTaacttctccttttttttttttttcttttttttttctttttagatcTTTGAGAATAAAGGAGCTATGATGGGTTGTTCAAATCCACATCCTCACTGTCAGGTAGGAAACATAACTGTACTGAATACATACTGCTTTGACTTATAcctacagtgctgcttgaaagtttgtgaacccttcagaatttgctctatttctacataaatatgacctaaaacataaTGAGAGTTTCACACAAATCCTAAAACAAGATAAAGGGAAcccagttaaacaaatgagacaaaaacgttaaacttattcatttatttattgacgAAAATTATctaatcttacatatttgtgggaggcaaaagtGTGTGAACTCTTGCTTTCAGaaactggtgtgacccccttttgctgcaataacttcaaccaaacgtttctggtaactgtttatcagccctgcatatcggcttggaggaattttagcccattcctccttacagaacagtctcaagTCGGGGATGTTGGTGgacttctttgcatgaactgcctgTTTCAGGTCTTTCCACATAATTTCTTttggattaaggtcaggactttgactcagccACTCTACAACATtaactttcttctgctctaactATTCTTTGATAGAACGACTTGTGTGTTTAAGGTCGTTGTCTtgctgcatgacccactttctgttgagcttcagttcacgGACGGATAACATAAACAACTTTTCCTatagaatttgctggtacaactcagaactcatagctccatcaatgattgcaagctgtcctggtccaGAAGCAGCAAAGCAGGCCCAAACCTAAGGTTTTTATGCTGGAATCGAGTGTTTGCTTGTCACCAAACataatgcttctcattcaagccaaaaagttcgattttggtcttatccatccacagaacattttcacaattgccttctggcttatccacgtGGTCTGAAGCAAACCGTTgacggcagcaatgttctttttggacagaagtggcttttttccttgcaactcttgacacacaccacacacaccattgatgttcaatgtccTCCTGATGGTGGATTCATtaacattgactgtagccactgcaagagaggcctttagtttcctagacatCACCCTGGGTGCCCTTGTGAcctcctggactattacacaccttgctcttggtgtgatctttgttggtCGACCACTCCTGGTGAGGGTAACAATGATGTTGAATGCCCTCCATTTGTacatgatctgcctgacagtcgactggtggagtccaaactctttagaaatggttttgtaaccctttccagcctggtgagcatcagactttgatagtgagtaatcagatttctcttctttaaattaggcagggcctcccagactcacacctgattgtcatcccattgattgaaacagatgactctaatttccccttaataaaaaaatacaatgataatcctagaggttcacatacttctgccacacacaaatatgtaacattggatcattttcctcaataaataaaattaatataagtttttttgtctcatttgtttaattgatgtctctttatctagttttaggacacgcatgaaaatctgatcatgttttaggtcgTATGTATGCAcaaaatagagcaaattctaaattATTTTAAGTACCACTGTATAtccaaatatataaacattacaacttatttgctctgttttgtctgaattttgatgtgattttaactaagaaaaaaaaaatgcatacatCAACATACATACACTAACCACTTCTCCCAATACTTATGCTTTCACGATacagtgttaaaataaatgcttttatcACATATGCACAATACAATCTGAATCTGTCACATTGATCCAATTTGCACGTCTGAGCTGCTGTCCCTGACAGTGAAGTTAAGATGTGTTAAGAACAACTCACTTAAAAGTTTTGCGCTAGACAAGTCTCAACGTAGAAGCTGGTAATTGACTCCTCATTCATAAATCTCCAGTGACCGTTTGTCACGTTTTGTGTTcgtgcatatttgtgtgtctgttatttcttccttgattgtttttttaaatgcatagTCACGCCTATATTACTGTTGGTCGTTTTCTTGTCTTGT from Thunnus maccoyii chromosome 19, fThuMac1.1, whole genome shotgun sequence includes these protein-coding regions:
- the galt gene encoding galactose-1-phosphate uridylyltransferase isoform X2; translation: MSGKEEVSFDPKEHQHLRYNPLRDSWVLVSAHRMKRPWAGQVEKPSEEHVPRHDPNNPLCPGNTRANGEVNPNYDSTFVFENDFPALQPDAPDPGSDQHPLFQSKAARGVCKVMCFHPWSDVTLPLMKKEDVVKVIDKWAELVEELGATYPWVQIFENKGAMMGCSNPHPHCQVWASNFLPNEPALSDRCQRAYYQKHGEPLLLQYAKQEAEKKERVVVESSDWLAVVPYWATWPYQLLLLPRRHVLRINDLTAEEREGLADIMKQLLTKYDNLFEVSFPYSMGWHGGCSE